The following is a genomic window from Actinomycetota bacterium.
CACATGCGCGTAATGACGGGTATCCGACTCATACTCCACATGAGCGATAGCGATCGTGATACCCCGCTGACGCTCCTCAGGAGCCTTATCGATATTCTCGAACGCGATCGGCTGATTGATATCCGACGGCTTGTGCTTAGCTAACACAGCAGTGATCGCCGACGTCAACGTCGTCTTACCGTGATCGATATGACCGATCGTCCCGATATTGACGTGCGGCTTGGTCCTCTCGAACTTGGCCTTGGCCACTGCTGTCCTCCTCTTTCCCTAACCTCGTCGTATAGCCCGGCTCTACTGGACGATCTCGCGCGCCACAGAATCCGGGACCTCCTGGTAGGAGTGGAACTGCGGCGTGAATGTCGCGCGTCCCTGGGTTCGGGAGCGCAAGTCGGTAGCATACCCGAACAGCTCGGCCAGCGGCACCAGAGCCCTGATGATCTGGCTCCCGGAGCGTGCCTCGACGCGCTCGATTCGGCCTCTCTTGGAGTTGATGTCGCCTAGGACGTCCCCGAGGTAGTCGTCGGGGGTCACGACCTCGACCTCCATGATCGGCTCGAGCAGGACGGGCTTGCCCTTCCTGGCTGCCTCCTTGAAGGCCATGGAACCGGCCACCTTGAACGCCATCTCCGACGAGTCGACCTCGTGGTGCTGTCCGCTGGTCAGCGTGACCCGGACGTCCACCATCGGGTAGCCGGCCAGGACCCCGGTCTGCATGGCCTCGAGGACACCTGCGTCCACCGCCGGGATGTACTCCTGCGGGACGTCACCGCCTCGCACCGCGTTCACGAACTCGAAGCCGCCGCCGGGGCCGAGGGGCTCGACGTCGATGACGACCTTGGCGTACTGTCCGCGACCTCCGGTCTGCTTCGCGTGGGTGTAGACGTGTCCGGTCACGGGCTGACGGATGGTCTCCCGGTAGGCGACCTGCGGCCGCCCGGGGGTGGCGCCGACGTTGAACTCCCGGATGAGGCGGTCGACGATGATGTCGAGGTGCAGTTCGCCCATCCCTGAGATGATCGTCTGACCGGTCTCGTCGTCGGTCCGGACGCGGAAGGTCGGGTCCTCCTCGGTCAGCTTCTGCATCGCCTGCGTCAGCTTGTCCTGGTCGGCCTTCGTCTTCGGCTCGATCGACACCGAGATGACCGGTTCGGGGAAGGTCATCGACTCGAGCACGACCGGGTTGTCCGGGTCGCAGAGGGTGTCACCGGTGAAGGTGTGCTTCAGGCCGACCGCGGCGACGATGTCGCCCGCGAAGACCGCCTCGATGTCCTCCCGGTGGTTCGCGTGCATCCGCAGGATGCGTCCGATGCGCTCCTTGCGGTCACGGGTCGCGTTGTGGACGTGGCTCCCGGCCTTGAGCGTGCCGGAGTAGACCCTGAAGTACGTCAGCTTCCCGACGTAGGGGTCGGACACGATCTTGAAGGCCAGGGCCGAGAAGGGGGCGTCGTCGGTGTGCGGACGCTCGAGCTCCCGCTCCTCGTTCTTCGGGTCGATCCCGGTGACGGGCGGGATGTCGGTCGGTGCCGGCAGGTAGTTGCAGATGGCGTCGAGCAGGGGCTGGACGCCCTTGTTCTTGAAGGCGGTCCCGCAGAGCAGCGGGGCCATCTCCATGGTGAGGGTGTGACGGCGGATCGCGTCCAGCAGCTCCTTCGACGAGGGCTCGGTCTCGTTGACGAAGTGCTGGAGCATGACCTCGTCGTGCTCGACCTCCGCGAGGTCCTCGATCAGGGTGTGCCGGGCTGCCTGGGCCGCCTCTAGCATGTCCTCGGGGATCTCCAGGGTCTCCCACGTGTCGCCCATGCCCTCGCTCCACCGCAGGGCCTTCATCTCGACCAGGTCGATGACCCCCTGGAAGTCCGACTCGTTGCCCCACGGGATCTGGATCGGGATGGGGTGCGGCTCGACGAGGCGCTCTTTGATCATCTCGACGGCCTGGGTGAAGTCCGCGCCGACCCGGTCCATCTTGTTGATGAAGCAGATGCGCGGGACCCCGTACTTGTTCGCCTGACGCCAGACCGTCTCGGTCTGGGGCTCGACCCCCTGGACCGCGTCGAAGACGGCCACCGCGCCGTCCAGCACGCGAAGGGAGCGCTCCACCTCGACGGTGAAGTCGACGTGTCCGGGCGTGTCGATGATGTTGATCCAGTGGTCCTTCCAGTTGGCGGTGGTGGCGGCAGAGGTGATCGTGATGCCGCGCTCCTTCTCCTGCACCATCCAGTCCATGACCGCGGCGCCCTCGTGGACCTCGCCGATCTTGTAGGACTTGCCGGTGTAGTAGAGGATCCGCTCCGTGGTCGTGGTCTTGCCCGCGTCGATGTGAGCCATGATCCCGATGTTGCGGGTCCGGCTGGCCGGGAACTCCCGGATGGGGAGCCCCTGGGTCTTGCGCTGTCCGCCCTCGGGCTTGGGGGCCTGGGGCTGTTGCTTCTCCTCGTTCACTGCCGCCTCTGCCATCTCGTCCTCACGTCTGTCCTGTCGTGGTCGGCGCGCGGCCCCAGCCACACACGCTGTTACAGACGACCGCACCCAGCAGCCATCTGCTCTGTAGTCGTTGGATCTACCAGCGGTAGTGCGCGAAGGCCCGGTTGGCCTCGGCCATCTTGTGCAGGTCTTCGCGCTTCTTGACCGCGGTGCCCGTGCCCTGGAGGGCGTCCAGGAGCTCGCCGGACAGCTTCTCGGCCATCCCCTTGCCCTTGCGGGACCGGGCGGTGGACACCAGCCACCGGAAGGCCAGCGCTGTTCCTCGGCGCGGGTGGACGTCCACCGGCACCTGGTAGGTCGCCCCACCGACGCGCCTGGACCGCACCTCGAGCAGCGGCCGGACGTTGTCCACCGCCTTCTTGAGGGCCGGGACAGGCTCCATCCCGGACCGCTGACGCAGGTCGTCGAGGGCCTGGTACACGATCTTCTCGGCCGTCGTCTTCTTGCCGTCCTGCATCACACGGTTGATCAGCTGGGTCACCAGCTGGCTGTCGTGCAGCGGGTCGGGGCGGGTCTCGCGCTTGGGGACGGGTCCACGCCGTGGCATCAGTCCCCTCCTCGCTTCGCGCCGTACTTCGAACGGGCCTGCTTGCGGTTGCGCACACCGGCCGTGTCCAGCGTGCCCCGGATGATCTTGTACCGCACGCCCGGGAGGTCCTTCACACGGCCGCCGCGGACGAGCACGATCGAGTGCTCCTGGAGGTTGTGCTGCTCACCGGGGATGTAGGCGGTGATCTCCGAGCCCCCGGTGAGGCGGACACGGGCGATCTTGCGAAGGGCCGAGTTCGGCTTCTTCGGCGTGGTGGTGTACACGCGCAGGCAGACACCCCGCCGCTGCGGGGACCCCTTGAGGGCGGGGGTCTTCGACTTCGTCCGGGGGACCTTCCGGCCCTTCCTGATCAGCTGCTGGATCGTCGGCACTACGCGCTACCTTCTCTTTCGAGGTCACGCCTGGCCGCGCCGCGTCGAGGACCGTGGCCCGAAGGCCGGTGGTGCTCTCGGGGGTGCGGCCGGCGGGACCGGCCACAAACGGATGCGCCCGACCGGTGGTGCGCCGGACGCGAAGAGAAATGCTACCGGCACCGCGGGGGTGCGTCAATCTCTCGTCGCGTGAACCCACCCTTCCATCGCTCCCCGGGCCCCCGGGACGGGTGATGCGATGGCGGCTCGGACCTCCCATCCCGCCGCCTCTACCCCCCGGCGGGCCTCCTCGAGCGCCCTCCGGACGCCTTCCGCGTCGGTGGGGGCGTCCGAGAGCCTCAGCTCGAACATCGGCTTCACGAGACCGACGAGCTCGGCTCCCGGCTCGATCTCGAGCCTGTCGAGCTGAGCCACGGCCGCGGTCAGGGACAGGTAGGACACGTCCACGGTCACGAGGGAGATCGGGTCCGGGACGAGGTGGCGGTCGAGGTCCGCGACGTTCGTCGACTCGAGGTTCACGACCCGGGCGTCCTGGCGCAGGGAGCCACGGAGCTGTCCATGGCCGACGTCCACGGCGTAGACCCTCGAGGCGCCCCGGTCCAGCAGCGTGGTCGTGAAACCGCCCGCCGCGGCGCCCACGTCCAGGCAGGTGCGTGCGGCCGGGTCCACCGTGAGGGCGTCGAGCGCGGCGGCCAGCTTGCGGGAGCCGCGCAGCTCGGTCCGGGGCCTCACCACGACCGACGCCCCGGGCGTCACCATGCTCGACGGGTTCGTGACCGGGCTCCCGTTCACGAAGACGCGCCCGGCCGCGATGGCCTCCTCGGCGTCGTCCAGGTCGGGCCGGGCCCGTCGCAGCTCATCGAGTAGCCGTCGCCGCACCCAGGGAGCCTACTTCCAGCTGACCGCCCGTAGGCCGAGCCCTTCCCGTCGAGGGTCCCCGGATAGGACGGGGCGGCCGCGCTTCGCGCGGCCGCCCCGGGAACGCTGGGTGGCTGGGAGCCCTACTCCTCGGCCCCTGCTGCGTCGGTCTGCATCGTGAGCAGGTCCCGCAGCGCGACGTCGGACTCGAGCTCCCCGTCCTCGGCCATCCCGGCCGACGGGTCGTCGTCGTGCCACGAGGGCACCTCGACGAGCGGCTTCACCTTGACGGACCGGTACCGGCGCATCCCGGTGCCGGCCGGGATGAGCTTGCCGATGATCACGTTCTCCTTCAGGCCCAGCAGCGGGTCGCTGCGTCCCGACAGCGACGCCTCCGTGAGCACGCGCGTCGTCTCCTGGAACGAGGCGGCGGCGAGCCACGAGTCGGTCGCGAGGGCGGCCTTCGTGATCCCCATGAGCTCCGGCCGTCCGCGGCCGGGCTCCCCGCCCGCCTCGACGACGCGCTGGTTGGTGGCCTGGAACAGGTTGCGGTCGACGAGCTGTCCGGGCAGGAACTCGGTGTCGCCCGGCTCCACCACCGAGATCCGCCGCAGCATCTGCTTCGCGACGAGCTCGATGTGCTTGTCGTGGATGGTCACGCCCTGGCTCGCGTACACCTGCTGCACCTCGTTGGCCAGGTA
Proteins encoded in this region:
- a CDS encoding GTP-binding protein encodes the protein MAKAKFERTKPHVNIGTIGHIDHGKTTLTSAITAVLAKHKPSDINQPIAFENIDKAPEERQRGITIAIAHVEYESDTRHYAHV
- the fusA gene encoding elongation factor G: MAEAAVNEEKQQPQAPKPEGGQRKTQGLPIREFPASRTRNIGIMAHIDAGKTTTTERILYYTGKSYKIGEVHEGAAVMDWMVQEKERGITITSAATTANWKDHWINIIDTPGHVDFTVEVERSLRVLDGAVAVFDAVQGVEPQTETVWRQANKYGVPRICFINKMDRVGADFTQAVEMIKERLVEPHPIPIQIPWGNESDFQGVIDLVEMKALRWSEGMGDTWETLEIPEDMLEAAQAARHTLIEDLAEVEHDEVMLQHFVNETEPSSKELLDAIRRHTLTMEMAPLLCGTAFKNKGVQPLLDAICNYLPAPTDIPPVTGIDPKNEERELERPHTDDAPFSALAFKIVSDPYVGKLTYFRVYSGTLKAGSHVHNATRDRKERIGRILRMHANHREDIEAVFAGDIVAAVGLKHTFTGDTLCDPDNPVVLESMTFPEPVISVSIEPKTKADQDKLTQAMQKLTEEDPTFRVRTDDETGQTIISGMGELHLDIIVDRLIREFNVGATPGRPQVAYRETIRQPVTGHVYTHAKQTGGRGQYAKVVIDVEPLGPGGGFEFVNAVRGGDVPQEYIPAVDAGVLEAMQTGVLAGYPMVDVRVTLTSGQHHEVDSSEMAFKVAGSMAFKEAARKGKPVLLEPIMEVEVVTPDDYLGDVLGDINSKRGRIERVEARSGSQIIRALVPLAELFGYATDLRSRTQGRATFTPQFHSYQEVPDSVAREIVQ
- the rpsG gene encoding 30S ribosomal protein S7, which codes for MPRRGPVPKRETRPDPLHDSQLVTQLINRVMQDGKKTTAEKIVYQALDDLRQRSGMEPVPALKKAVDNVRPLLEVRSRRVGGATYQVPVDVHPRRGTALAFRWLVSTARSRKGKGMAEKLSGELLDALQGTGTAVKKREDLHKMAEANRAFAHYRW
- the rpsL gene encoding 30S ribosomal protein S12 encodes the protein MPTIQQLIRKGRKVPRTKSKTPALKGSPQRRGVCLRVYTTTPKKPNSALRKIARVRLTGGSEITAYIPGEQHNLQEHSIVLVRGGRVKDLPGVRYKIIRGTLDTAGVRNRKQARSKYGAKRGGD
- a CDS encoding SAM-dependent methyltransferase → MRRRLLDELRRARPDLDDAEEAIAAGRVFVNGSPVTNPSSMVTPGASVVVRPRTELRGSRKLAAALDALTVDPAARTCLDVGAAAGGFTTTLLDRGASRVYAVDVGHGQLRGSLRQDARVVNLESTNVADLDRHLVPDPISLVTVDVSYLSLTAAVAQLDRLEIEPGAELVGLVKPMFELRLSDAPTDAEGVRRALEEARRGVEAAGWEVRAAIASPVPGARGAMEGWVHATRD